TGCTCCAGGGTATAGTGGTCTTGCTTGGCTGAAAAGGGTGGCACACTTgagtggaaagagagagacagagagacagagagagagagacagagagacagacagattcAAAGCACTCCTCAATAGATAACTATCTTGGTCAATTATTTGTCAGTAGCTTCCTGAAGTCACTGGTCACTGAAATCCTAAGACCATATCATGCATATTTATAAGAGAAAATGGCTTGTTTTATCTAAATTTTAAGTCTGTTAATATAACTCCAAAGACACACATTCctacattttggaaaataatgcTGGAAAACcgaagggagaaaaaaacttcaaataaGTGGGAAATAATTGGCTGAgaaaattttttctgtttttttcaatttaaagaaCTAAAATTGGTCAGGAAACCTGTGGCAGTGTTCaactttattaattaaaaattaagaaattatttactaattattatcTTATATCAATTATATTCATGGTTTTtactagaaatagaaaaataacacaaattaatAATTAACAGTATTAATAgaagataaaatttaattaaaacctaAAGAACATTAGTTTGAAGGAGCATCACATTATTTATCTACTCAAGACACAGTCTTCTTGAGGTCTAAGTTGGAAGTGTCTCCTggaagaaatgcaaaaaatggGAAACAGATGGGAAAAGCTGATATTAAATTATGGAAGTCCTTGGACAATAGTCTCAGGCAATCGTATTTCCATCCCATTTCTTAGGAAAAGGCACCAAATGCACCTTATCACAGTGAGGAGACGCAGGCTGAGTGCTGCCGCCACGCGCAGCAGACTGGGAAGGGTGCACAGGGAGGCCGCTACAGGCCGTCGGAGCAAGTCCGCTCGAGCCAGTGACGGTCTGGCCAAATGGTGGTTTAACTTTAATAAAGATAATCAGACACATTTCTAAGACAAATTAACACTGATGTGTTAATAGATAATAGACAATTTTGAGAAGACTGAGGAGATAAGGATGAAAGAGCAGGTGAACAGTTGGCACCATCACCAAACAAGGAATTTGAAGCAGAAGCTCATTGGAGGGATAAAAAGGGTATGTTAATGTGGTCGATTTAGACATTTCAAGACATGGATTAAATTAACATGTAGCTACAGAAAGGCTCTGTCAGAGAAGGCCCCCGCACCCCCCTTGGGTGTTTGTAAAGGTAGAGTCCGCACAAATGGAGATAGCTGTGTCAGCCTCCTTCACGGCACACAGCCAAGGGACAGCCTCTGAGTGTACATTATTTTCGAGTTCCTTAGGTCATTCACACATGGACCCCAACACCTACTTCTGTCACGTCTTcaatataaaaaacaataaaagatgtGGAATTTCAAAGGCAAGCCCAAGTAATTTTCCCTCTTTACCTCCACATATTTCTTCTGAACTGAGATAAAATATCCCACATGTAAACAATCATTTTTCTTTGCTGAGCAACagatttattattcatttactaAAAAACATGTGTAGCACAAAGATATGTTATGTAGAAAGATAAAACATAACACTTCCAGATTTCCACTGGTTTTTGAAAACGACATTTCTCAAGTGGTAGAACCATATAAACACAGACATGAAAAACaccatcacatttttaaataattggcaAGCACACttggttttaataaaaataaaattaaactggtAACTTTGGAAACACAGCATTCTGTGGGATGTGTACATGTTTCTTTAGGAAAATTTACATGTTTGCTCCAAATCACATTTACCTATAGGAATAAtatgaattcaataaatatttaaacccAGTTGTGTTGAGAGGATACACAACAATCTTAGGCATCAGATCAGGAAAAAACTGAGCTCTTAAGAAAGACAGGCATTCTTACTGAAAACCATTGGATTAAAAGTTAACTCTCAGCACCATCAAAGTAACCTTACTGATTGGGTTAACAAAGGCTAAAGTTAGATAGAGGTGATGAAATTTCCAGTTGCCTTATGTTACTGTCATTATCTTAACATTTTTGAGTCCAGcttttcattatatataaataagatTCACTTCTTTCCATCTATGTAATAACCCTTCAAAAGGTAAGAACTTAGAAGTgtaaaagagtaaagaaaacaataacaaaaggaCCAATATGTGTAGACAGATAAATTAATAACATAGTTTAACTCAACCAGTATTCATTATTATTAGTCATTCTAGCAGAGATTTAAAAGACAGAGGAAGGCACAAGGGCCGAAGTCCCTGAACTTAAAATCTATGCAGGGAGACAATAAGTTCTATGTATGTGattcaaatacaaaaaataaaattccacgGTAAAACAATAGTGCAGTTGTATCAGAGTGTATGCCAAACTGCTGAGAAAATCTGGTGTCATCAAAACAGGCTCTGAAGAGAAAATATGGTCATGCTCTAAAGGAGGTGTAAGGTTTGGCACAGAGATCCCAGAGAGAACAGCATGAGATAACTTCAGTGAGAATGGGCAGATAAGGAGCCATGGTAGGTAGGTTTTTAAATAGGAAAGTAGTTTCAAAAATATTGAGACATTGTATCTCCATTAAGTTAAAACAATCTCTTGGgtttaataaaaatttgattGAACTCATGTGTGCCTGCACAGGGTGGACCTGGCTTTCACTCTGGAAGCGTTGTGATTGACAtgatatagtttatatattttatgatgaAAAACTAGGTTTGAAAACTTACATGATAATCTAACAATCTCACTTTTTCATAAACCTACATAAAAGGCATTTATAGTTGACTATGtggaaaatgattaaaaagatgGTTCCCcaaaatttatttccaaatgatTGAATCAATAAATGCACATAGTGTTGTGGACGAAATTATATGctcccaaattcctatgttgaagctctaacccccaatgtgacagTAGCTGGAGGTAGAGCCTTCGGGTGGTAATTAGGTTGAGATGAAGTCAGGAGGGTGGAGCCCTTGTAAGGGGCACTTCACTCCTTGTAAGGGGCATCAGTGCCCTTACAAGGAGAGACACCACAGAGCTTCCTctctaccatgtgaggacaccGTGAGAAGGTGGACATTTGTTTCAACCACACAGTATCTAGTTTTGGCAGCTTGAGTTGACTAATACCTATAGTGTCCTCATAAACAATCTTAGACACGTCACTGATCCTTGTCTCACCTTGCCCGAAATTTTCCTTGGCTGTTCCTTACACCCAGAGGAAGCATGAACTCATGTTTACAGAATTTTAGTTAGCATCTGTGATATGCTCTACATATGTTACTTAATTTAACCCTGGTAAGAATATGTGACATCATGACCTATGGGAAATATTTCAAgataattttattgaaaaaaagtgATAGAAAATGTACACATTCTATTATCCACAATTAGGAGTCTTCTAAATAGTATACATACATAACTAATTTATATTGGGTAGCCACAGTggacaatgaaaataaaacactccTTGATAAGTTTTCTTAAGGAtaatcaataatttatttatcttttattgtcACAGTTATCACAATTATCTAGCTATATGACCAATGTCACTACATATCACAGGAAGATTGTCCACCTACACTTGACTGAGACAAGGACAACGGCCATTCATGTATTAAATGTACAATGGGATGTTAAAAAGAGGTGGCTTTATGTATAAGACAAGATGTGGTACATAATTTATTAACACACTTGATTTAATACACATTATGCCAAGAAGCAAGCATAGAAAGGTTTTGGCATTGATTTGTtattaaagtagaaaataagtaaattagaGAAATAAATCCAGATCTTAACTTACAATAGATACATTAAAATAGGAAATTAATTGGCTCCTCAGAATTTTTGttcaagtttttttgttttctttccttttgtttgtttttatatataaatgagtAATATGAATATATCACAAGTTAAAGAAAGTCCTCAGCCAAAAAGAAGGTACcagtatatgaaaaaaaaatgaaaaattaccaGGTATTTTTGCttacaaaaaatttaaactataaagagtcagaaaatatatataaaaacgcCACATTGAACGAGGCAATCATACTCTACCCAAACTGGTAGCACCCTCTTAAAATCAGCTGCGTTCCGTTCACTAGGTCATACAGTGGTGACTGACAAAAAGGCATTATGAACTCGTGTGCCGTCAGGGGACTTGGCCCCATGGGTCATCAGTTCTTGGATTGTCATCCAGTTGTCcaaaattttcttgtttcttttcttcatcaTCTTTTTGTGACTCAGTTCTATGATGTTGATCTCCTTCTTGCCCTCACTGCCGCTCTGAGGACTCTCCTTGAGACACTCTAGCCGGCTCCGCATCATGAACTCCCGGCGCCGACGCTGCTCTTTGGCCCGGACCAGGTGttgctttctctcctctttgctcCAGTAGCGCCCCATTTTCATCTCACTCATAGTGTCATCGTCTGTCGTCATGCCGCTCCGCTCCTCCTTGATCTTTAAGGCACGTTCCTTCAGAATCCGGTCTCGCACTGGTCTCTTCGTGATGTACCGGGTCCCATCACTCCTAATTTTCACCTTCCATTCCATCTTGGGCTCTGAACATTTCTGGGACTCCTTGCACATGCTCACCAAACTCAGCTGACTCTGAGCGTATTCGACGGCAGACTTTTGCTGGATTAACTGCATGTAGCTTTGATAATGCCGGGCATGTGCTGGGATGTTTGCATACCTATATGAGGAGCTGTGGTAAGGAGAGAGGTAAGGGATGTGTTCACTGCTTGTCTTCTCTTGATCAGAAAGCTTGTTGCTTTCTGAAATCTTCTCCTTGCCTTCAATGCCACAACCTTGTTCAGTGTTTTTGGCTTTGGTGGAGGTCGACTCTTTACTGCTCTGTCCAGAAGAGGACTGATTGGCTGCAATTGTGCTTCTCAGGTTTTTCTTGTTGGTAAGGTTGATCATCCTTGGAAGGGAGCTGTCAGGGGAGCGGTCCACAGTGAGCGGGGTGCTTCTGCAGCTTTCAGCTGTGTTGTAAGCACTAGAGCTGTCCTTGTCTGACCTTTCTGGGTGTTCGATGATGTCATCTAATTTTCCCCTTTGCGTGTCAATGCTGGTGTTATAATTCCGGAATCCTCCATCGTGCAATGCCCAGATGTCTCCATACTGCTCTGTTACCTTATGCAGCCTGTGAGCCTGCATGATATTCTGACACTCGAGTTCAATGTTTCTTAGTTCTTCATTCAGCAGCTGTAGCTCATGCTCTACTCCTTCTTGTTCCCCTTGGTTGCATTCTATTGTGCTGCTTGAGTAATACAGGTCACACTCTCCATGGTTTCGAATCTTGCATTTGAGCTCCAAGAGCTGCCGGAATCGTTCACATTCCTCATCGTGGTTGCCAGGGCAGTCGGAATCAATGTACTCACCTGACACAAAGCTCTCATTGCACTGAAGTTCAACGCTCCCCAGGGTGTCTTGGCTCTTCCCCAGCTCTCTCTTGGTCTTCAAGGATGTGCTGTTGGGATCCTCAGCTGTGTTCTCTTGCTCTGAGCTCTCATCATTCCGCAAGCTTTCGTCCGTGCGTCCCACTCCGCTGTCCTTCTCATGGTTGTTAGATGAGGATGTGGCCGTGTCTGTTgtgccttcttcttcttcttgtttttttggcTAAGAAAATAATGTCGAGGGAACAAAGAAAACACCAATTGTTGAAAACACTCACTGGAAAAAAACAATGCTTCTTGGCAAATGTGCAGGTCCTAGAAAGCTGCTGTAATTTCAGTATCcacaataattttagaaataaaggcAATTAGCTCAAGGCAGCTTCTTACAATGAATTAGAGAAAGTAAAAGTTGCTTGCATGTGGCTGTTACTCACTTGGGGATAAATGTAACAGGACACAGGTAAATAAATGATTCTTAAGGCCTTCTCTTACTTGGGAAACTCTGGCATGAAAGTGTGCAAAGGAGGTGACTTTCTGAGCTTCTGAGGTGATAATACACAAGAGAACAAGCACCACAGGATGTCTATGGTCTTCAGCGACATGAAGGTCTGGAACTCAGAAGCCACatcatgttattattatttttttttctgaattttaattttagggGAAATTTTGTTATCTAATTGTACACTGATAATGGTTAGCCAAACATCACAAAATTTCAGGAATGGGGGAGTATTGGAGCCTGGGACCTTCCATCTATAGGTGAAGAATCTTAATCTCAGATGAATTTAGCTTATTAGTGACAGAGAGGGGTTGAGAAGGCCGATGCCATCTATTCCCGCACCCACGATGCCGTATTCCCGCACACACGTGCTTACCTCAGTGCATCTCCCAATCATGCGGCTCAAAAGCAACAATAATGTGTTAGAACTCATTTGGGGGTACTGAAAAAGATTTTCCCTCTAAACCAGTAATTTCCTTGAAAGGTTTAGTGTACTGAGAATAAACGAACAGTTCCCATGGAAGTCTGAGCCACGCCGATTGCTAGACATAGGCAgagtatcaaaatatattttgacataTATACATAAAGTTATTTACATGTATATAGACTTCCTCGGTAATTTTTGGCTTCCATGCAGAACGATGGACTGTCCCTGTCCTACGAAGATGCacgtttagttctttctctgtgaATAGGGAaagttccttttttctccccGCTCCTCCTATAGTTTTCTACCTGGTAGTTTCTAGGCTCTATTTTCCTTACgtcccagtttttttctctaGCAGGTGTAATTATATAGTGAAGCCTGCTCGGGTTAAAGAAGAACAGAATGGGCGATAAAAGGTATTCTAGGACAGGTCTGAAGGGACTCTCCAGATAATTCCTCTCTTCCACAGCAGTAATGACAGAACAAAATGTAACAAAAGGAGAGGGCAGAACATGGCCATGTATCATGTTACTCTAGGATTCTCCATCTTTCCCTAAAgtacttttcttcatttgttaaaaaCGTACTAAGATTGATTTCAGGTGTcttattgataaaataaatgttataactAAGTAAAATTGTAGCTAACAATGGGAAGCTTGTTACATCCCTGTGTCCCTCCCTATGAGCTTACAATACTGTTAAATGGGCTGATATGTGCCTATGTGCCATAAAACCCACAGGATATTACTCATACTGGACATTGGAGTCTCCACACCccattatttacatttatatttttctgtatctactaAGAAGCTGAAAAAAAACCACTGGAAAGCTAGCTTTTGCTTTTTCCTACAGGCAGTGTAAGGGACACAGACACATCACGCTGTGAGAGATGGTTTGCAACGCACCAGAGCAGCCGTGGGACCGAGGGTGGCGGGGGAAGCACAATGCCCACGTGCTTGTGTATCTCGGTTTTTAAATATGGATATGCATTTTGAATtcaatttccctctctctcatcacTGTTTATGAGCAAATgcagaaataaaagttttctctCGGAAACCTGGAATTCCTAGTTTCTAAGGTAATGTTATCTACGATTTATCGTTTCCCTACAGAATTATTGTAGTGGCAGGCAATGCTTCTACCAAGACATTTCTAATGTAGTGATATTGTTTATAAGGGCAAAGGACTTTTAAAGGTTGCTGTACTTATCATTATTTCATTCTCATGACAAAGAGAAATTTTCCCACCACAAAAAAAATCTAACCTCAGGGACGTTTAGAGATACCCCCAAAGACCTAGCATTTGTATTGTCTGATGAGGAGCCATACAGCACTTGACACCATATCGCTTCCCCAGGACAGGATTTCTCCCTTCTTGCTCTATCCCAACACCCTCTTGTCAATAATTCGGCATCAGGTCACATTTTGTATCTAAGAGGGAAAAAGCCTGGAGCGAGGTCTTTCTTGATTGTAACCAGAAGCTGCCGCCCCCAAATATCTTTATCTGTGGCCAGTGTTGAAGTCATACATAAAGATTACAATCTGTCCTCTATTGAAAAGCCATCATGCAGTAGTAGCATTGCTTTTGATCTTGAACTACTGTTTATGACGTGGCTAATGAGCATCCATGATCAGCACAGTGTATAGAGCATACATGGCTACGTGGACACTGCAGTGTACAGTCCagtgatttatttaatatatggacatggcacacacacacacacacatctctgctATGGGATGCTAGCATGTCGATATAGTTCATTGTTCAGCTGGGTAAAGTAATGGGATGTTTGTGTTTTATGTTTCTAAGCCTAACtgtcaggattttaaaaaaatgatcttttaGGCTGTGTTAAGAATTAATGTTGAGAATAGGATGATAATTAAACAAATTAGCAAACTGACAACAGAAGTATTAATAGAATTATATCAGGCAGATGAATCTCATGAATCttacataaacaaaatctatGATATATTGATCTGATTTGTGTCTAgtaggaaaacaacaacaaaaatggaaagaCTTGGTTTGCCCCAAAGCACGGTGTGATCTTTTATTAGTTATGAATTAATTAAGGGCAGAACTTGgctcctttttctttgtattctcaGGATCAAGTGTGCGACACTTTCGGTGCTCGGgatattttgttgaataaatatgtGATTGATggcaaaatgttttcaataatatCAAGTGGACCTGCTCCTATTTTCAGTATAAAGTTGTAATCATGATACGAAACCCACAAATAAGAATCCTGGCTTACATCATGCCACCATCTTCCCTTAGTTTCCTAAATATTAGAATACATACATTAATTCCAAAAGATAAAATGACTGTTTAGGGGAGGGGTTCCCTTATGAGTTCTGTTTGTCTCCAGCTGGCATTGCTGAGAGGCAACTTGCATTTTTACTGTTAAATTTCTGGACTAGGTTGAGCAGCATCTGGGTCAGCATTTGAATATGACTGTACTCTGTCAACAATGGTCCTAAGCTTCTCGAACTAGACATATTCTTAATAGAATAAAATTGTATTGACTCCCTCTGCTTCATTTGAGATTATCATTAGCTCTAAAAAATTACCATTACAGAGATGTTTGATCAAactctttgattttgttttttttctttttactccatttatggttatacattaaaaaagagaactaGCAGCATTTCAAATGATGTAGTTCAAATTGTGGGCCCTACCTGCTCCACCTCATTGGCGGTGTGCTGCATTGCTTCATTATGTTGTTCTTCCAACATCTCCAAGTTTAACTCCTCTAAGAATTCATTCCTTTCATCTTCCAGCCAGCCTTCATCCAGCTGCAAAAGAATACATTAGTGCATTAGATTAGGTTAGTGGGGACCCATGCTGAAATAGGGGAAACTTAAATGGCGACAGCTGACCAGTTCCTTTTATCATAATGATTCTCTTTAGAATACCAGCCACTGATGGTTCACCtctcagaaggaagaaaatgtgttaaaaaaaaaagttggactCTTATGCCTTTTATCCTTTCCTGAAACAGAGCTACAGATTTTCTCTCGTAACCCAGTAGATCTCACGGCATAGAGCATTACTGCCTTTCCCAGTGCATGAAAGGCATGCTCTGTAATCCACAGCTGTCCTGCTCATTCCCTCCGAGAGTCCCCATGATAACGAAATGCGGTGGTACACATAGGGCCGTGGGAAGATGGGGCTTTTGTCCTTATCAACAACCCCCAGTGTGATGATACACAAAGTacctctccccacaccctgaCTCTGCCCTCACCCTGCTTTTTAATTTCTCGGTGAGTGGCTTTCAAGTTAGCAAGATGGCAGCCTGCCACAAATGCAGACATCGTTTATgctatctgaaaaagaaaattctaagttATTCTcaacaccaaattaaaaaaaaggtgaTGCCCGGTCATGTTTGTTTTGATTCGTTTTCCAGGCCCAATTCCAAATGCTGTGTTTAAGGGTGCTGGAGTGGCGTGCAGCGGGCAGGCTTTGTTTGTGGGCACTGAAGGCAAGAATTCTTGGGGAGTCTTACACAAATTAAACTGAACGTATCCCGTTAGCTTCTCTGTGCAGAGCAAAGTGGAAAACTGGCAGTTACCTTGCTCCTGTGATGAGTGTTGATGGCCAACACAGATAATTTTTCTCCAAGTGGATTTGGGAGCTGGATTACATAAATTAGCTCTTGGCACTTATTAAATTAGCTGAATTATTGTCAGATTTCTGCTTTGCTCTGTGTTATAGAGACACAGCAGCTTTCTAGTGAGCCCAAATTGACAATAGTTTGAGATGTTTTCACCACTAAACAAATgggcaaaataaccttttaaaGATAAGTGAATCTAAAACTTCAGAACGAAGCAAACCTGACAGAAAGACATTAAACTGCACCAGAAAAGACACTCTAGTCTATATATCAAATTCGTTAACATGCAGGCAATCAGAGTTTTCTTGACATTTATTAAAGGCTATCTAGAACTAAAATTACCTCAAATTTTACTGGGGCCAGAAGCCtgaacacatttatttatctCATTTGTCTTAATGTAGCCTTAATAACTTGATCAAGTTCCACCCCACTGACTTTGATATGCAGATGAACTATGAAAATGAAGCTGACTAAAAATTCAATGCAGTCCAATTTATAATTGTCCAAATTTTACTTCCTTGAATCCCTTTTAAATTTCATGAAGCTGCAAATGCCAGACTCCAAAAGAAATTACTTAAAGCTAGAAGTGTTTCCTTTTTATAGGCACACCAAGGAATATTTCTTAAATCAggtcaaaacaaaatatttgctgACACTGACACAGCAATGATGGAACAGAGTCTTCTGAAATGTAAATGGAGATGTGGGAAAGGTAAGGGGACCGCAGGGTAGAAATCACCGGTTCCCTATAACTCTTTCCTTATTAACTCACCCCGCAGATCCCCGACTTGCCCTCTGTAGCCAGTGTGTCTGCTTTGATTAGACTTTCCTCCGAGCTGGAGGGATACACAGCACTGTAAGGGGAGGTTCTTCttgctttcctcctttccccatcccTTTCCACCTAGGTGTGCATTCATGGAAGCCTGAGTGTGGCGCTGTGGCAGGGACAGAACTGCCCCTTGAGCTGAGCTGCAGGAAAGGGAGGACTGTCATTATAATACAGGGGGATCTGTCTGCACGAGTGGGTCACACACTGGCATTTCAGAGAAAG
This DNA window, taken from Desmodus rotundus isolate HL8 chromosome 3, HLdesRot8A.1, whole genome shotgun sequence, encodes the following:
- the PDZRN4 gene encoding PDZ domain-containing RING finger protein 4 isoform X1; its protein translation is MGFALERFAEAVDPDFECKLCSQVLEEPLCTPCGHVFCASCLLPWAARWRRCPLQCQPLVPGELYRVLPLRSLIRKLRIRCDYRARGCGRSIPLQELAAHVEHCDFGPSCRRRRWGYASGPGGRGGRDVPARGCCGAAPRAARDGSAHGGLRGGRCGSVRGPGTRVLAWRRREKALQGEVQLTARRYQEKFTQYMAHVRNFARDLNGGHGPDGEYKPFTIVLERQNDTLGFNIIGGRPNQEEISTEGIYVSKILENGPADRADGLEIHDKIIEVNGKDLSKATHEEAVEAFRNAKEPIVVQVLRRTPLSKPLCGAAPEVQLMNASTQTDITFEHIMALAKLRPPTPPVPDICPFLLSDSCHSLHPMEHEFYEDNEYLSSLPADADRTEDFEYEEVELCRVSSQEKLGLTVCYRTDDEEDTGIYVSEVGPNSIAAKDGRIREGDRILQINGEDVQNREEAVALLSSDECKRIVLLVARPEMQLDEGWLEDERNEFLEELNLEMLEEQHNEAMQHTANEVEQPKKQEEEEGTTDTATSSSNNHEKDSGVGRTDESLRNDESSEQENTAEDPNSTSLKTKRELGKSQDTLGSVELQCNESFVSGEYIDSDCPGNHDEECERFRQLLELKCKIRNHGECDLYYSSSTIECNQGEQEGVEHELQLLNEELRNIELECQNIMQAHRLHKVTEQYGDIWALHDGGFRNYNTSIDTQRGKLDDIIEHPERSDKDSSSAYNTAESCRSTPLTVDRSPDSSLPRMINLTNKKNLRSTIAANQSSSGQSSKESTSTKAKNTEQGCGIEGKEKISESNKLSDQEKTSSEHIPYLSPYHSSSYRYANIPAHARHYQSYMQLIQQKSAVEYAQSQLSLVSMCKESQKCSEPKMEWKVKIRSDGTRYITKRPVRDRILKERALKIKEERSGMTTDDDTMSEMKMGRYWSKEERKQHLVRAKEQRRRREFMMRSRLECLKESPQSGSEGKKEINIIELSHKKMMKKRNKKILDNWMTIQELMTHGAKSPDGTRVHNAFLSVTTV
- the PDZRN4 gene encoding PDZ domain-containing RING finger protein 4 isoform X2 yields the protein MGCNLCTFQKREEHYKLLYEVSQVNGKDLSKATHEEAVEAFRNAKEPIVVQVLRRTPLSKPLCGAAPEVQLMNASTQTDITFEHIMALAKLRPPTPPVPDICPFLLSDSCHSLHPMEHEFYEDNEYLSSLPADADRTEDFEYEEVELCRVSSQEKLGLTVCYRTDDEEDTGIYVSEVGPNSIAAKDGRIREGDRILQINGEDVQNREEAVALLSSDECKRIVLLVARPEMQLDEGWLEDERNEFLEELNLEMLEEQHNEAMQHTANEVEQPKKQEEEEGTTDTATSSSNNHEKDSGVGRTDESLRNDESSEQENTAEDPNSTSLKTKRELGKSQDTLGSVELQCNESFVSGEYIDSDCPGNHDEECERFRQLLELKCKIRNHGECDLYYSSSTIECNQGEQEGVEHELQLLNEELRNIELECQNIMQAHRLHKVTEQYGDIWALHDGGFRNYNTSIDTQRGKLDDIIEHPERSDKDSSSAYNTAESCRSTPLTVDRSPDSSLPRMINLTNKKNLRSTIAANQSSSGQSSKESTSTKAKNTEQGCGIEGKEKISESNKLSDQEKTSSEHIPYLSPYHSSSYRYANIPAHARHYQSYMQLIQQKSAVEYAQSQLSLVSMCKESQKCSEPKMEWKVKIRSDGTRYITKRPVRDRILKERALKIKEERSGMTTDDDTMSEMKMGRYWSKEERKQHLVRAKEQRRRREFMMRSRLECLKESPQSGSEGKKEINIIELSHKKMMKKRNKKILDNWMTIQELMTHGAKSPDGTRVHNAFLSVTTV